A stretch of [Clostridium] scindens DNA encodes these proteins:
- a CDS encoding GntR family transcriptional regulator has product MEKNIGLNELIYDYYESRILFGHYKYGDPLPSISQICDIFQVGRNTVRAAFSRLKEKGYILSEERKASIVVYQGTLEDFEKNQASYFVPREDGIRDFSFAAKLLFLPVWEKELKNSSKLNQIIPYRKKYEKFMDEAPSMVKFCVENIFPMNNGLLSNLYWECLRYVNFLHSDWKAEDLAQALGTPMPSSLTLSQILQLEEKYYSIKRQELMEFINVTREKYHLESIQPIPFKWNIYRQRPQVRYSLAAKIIGEIFWGRYPIGSFLPPLTDMAEQYGVSLITVRRTLSVLNSLGVTTSYRGSGTKVCMESKPIDLSTSDIQEDLRLHRESLQFLALTIRGVLLFTLEAMPNERYQKLAQDLSEVREKKQGFLCFGIILDFICEECPSAMVRECYSKLEEFIVWGCIMVLPLLKSERFTTMHDKGIQQMEIHLSSHDIEAFANDCQALMEAHLKNSSSNIETFADDWDAFILAAKEPEVTKNESST; this is encoded by the coding sequence TTGGAAAAGAATATCGGGCTTAATGAATTAATTTACGATTATTATGAGTCGCGAATATTATTCGGACATTATAAATACGGAGATCCCCTTCCATCAATTTCGCAGATTTGCGATATCTTCCAAGTTGGACGTAATACGGTTCGTGCTGCGTTTAGCCGTTTAAAAGAAAAAGGATATATCCTATCAGAAGAACGAAAAGCATCCATCGTTGTATATCAGGGAACTCTGGAAGATTTTGAGAAAAACCAGGCAAGTTATTTTGTGCCGCGGGAGGATGGAATCCGAGACTTTTCTTTTGCCGCTAAATTATTGTTTTTGCCTGTTTGGGAGAAAGAACTAAAAAATTCATCCAAATTGAATCAGATAATTCCCTATCGAAAGAAATACGAAAAATTTATGGATGAGGCACCCTCTATGGTCAAATTCTGTGTTGAAAACATTTTCCCAATGAATAATGGCCTGCTATCAAACCTTTACTGGGAGTGCCTGAGATACGTAAATTTTTTACACTCTGATTGGAAGGCCGAGGATCTTGCTCAAGCGTTAGGAACCCCTATGCCTAGCAGTTTGACGTTAAGCCAGATTCTTCAATTAGAGGAGAAATACTATTCCATCAAAAGACAGGAACTAATGGAATTTATTAATGTGACCCGCGAGAAGTATCATTTGGAGTCTATCCAGCCCATTCCTTTTAAATGGAATATTTACCGGCAGCGCCCCCAAGTCCGATATTCCCTGGCGGCAAAAATTATCGGCGAAATCTTCTGGGGCAGATATCCCATTGGCTCATTTCTGCCACCACTAACAGATATGGCGGAACAATATGGCGTGTCGCTGATTACCGTAAGACGTACGCTGTCAGTGCTTAACTCTTTAGGCGTGACTACTTCTTATCGGGGGAGCGGGACAAAAGTCTGCATGGAATCCAAACCAATTGACTTATCTACATCTGACATTCAGGAGGATTTAAGACTTCATCGGGAAAGTCTGCAATTCTTGGCTTTGACTATTCGAGGAGTTCTGCTCTTTACGCTGGAAGCAATGCCAAATGAACGATATCAGAAATTAGCGCAGGATCTGTCCGAGGTTCGTGAAAAAAAGCAAGGCTTTCTTTGCTTTGGCATAATCTTGGACTTTATCTGCGAAGAGTGCCCATCTGCAATGGTACGGGAATGCTATTCAAAATTAGAAGAATTTATTGTCTGGGGATGCATTATGGTATTGCCGCTGCTGAAATCAGAACGATTTACTACTATGCACGATAAAGGCATACAGCAAATGGAGATTCATCTAAGCAGCCATGATATTGAAGCATTTGCCAACGACTGCCAGGCGCTAATGGAAGCACATTTAAAAAACAGCAGCAGCAATATTGAAACCTTCGCAGATGACTGGGATGCGTTTATTCTTGCCGCCAAAGAACCCGAGGTGACAAAGAATGAATCCAGCACATAG
- a CDS encoding response regulator gives MQNADIEIIDERYLGPVEDVDDLRAAMDGLIEAQTKACNYADNYSVYEIQEYMDNKVYPWYDRVSDSLTTIIDFADGKICSLNEQVQKSGITSMVFSLILAFSVIGLTILSNKQERKSIEELSRREHDLQDALYLAQQAGNAKKDFLSRMSHEIRTPMNVIVGMTTIAGANLDDKIRIKDCLSKIEFSSKHLLSLINDVLDMSKIEEGKISVNYEPFRLPQMFEAIIPAIYSQTSAKGTVFECKMTDVVSETVIGDSLRINQILLNLLSNAIKFTPAGGTICLTARQTPVKNRRTKLILIVEDTGIGMSEEFLHRLFTPFEQEDGTLSRKYSGTGLGMAITKNLTDLLGGSIHVKSKLGEGSTFTVELPLEVPEDAMEAKEYKLENLKILVVDDDVNTCTHASLLLKKMGIDADWVQHGSEAVQMVRKAHEAYCDYDVCLIDWKMPDMDGIEVTRRIREELGTDTLIIIISAYDWSDIKGEARKAGVNAFVAKPLFESSLYQTLSSVISSDSDVKEESICSTPLLSGKRILLAEDNELNREIAVELLKETCAKIDCAENGKEAVERFATSPSGYYNIILMDIQMPVMGGYEATRHIRSSHHADALNIPILAMTANAFREDEEEALASGMNGHIAKPIDVNLLYGTVSELIKKQHSLSSDKRRI, from the coding sequence ATGCAAAATGCAGATATAGAGATTATTGACGAACGGTATCTGGGCCCAGTTGAAGATGTGGATGACCTGCGCGCTGCTATGGATGGCTTGATCGAAGCCCAGACAAAAGCCTGCAATTATGCAGATAACTACTCAGTGTATGAGATACAGGAATATATGGATAACAAGGTTTATCCCTGGTATGACCGGGTAAGCGATTCCCTGACGACGATCATTGATTTTGCGGATGGCAAGATATGCAGCCTGAATGAACAGGTTCAGAAATCAGGGATTACGTCAATGGTCTTTTCTTTGATTCTTGCTTTTTCAGTAATTGGCTTAACGATTCTGTCAAATAAACAAGAACGAAAAAGTATTGAGGAGTTATCCCGCAGGGAACATGATCTACAGGATGCTCTTTATCTTGCGCAACAGGCCGGCAATGCTAAGAAGGATTTTCTTTCGCGCATGTCGCATGAAATTCGGACGCCTATGAATGTTATAGTGGGCATGACTACGATAGCGGGGGCAAATCTGGATGATAAAATCCGAATAAAGGACTGCCTGTCAAAAATAGAATTTTCCTCCAAACATTTACTTTCATTGATAAATGATGTACTCGATATGTCAAAAATTGAGGAAGGAAAAATATCTGTTAATTACGAACCGTTTCGACTTCCACAGATGTTTGAGGCAATCATCCCTGCTATATATTCGCAGACATCTGCCAAAGGTACCGTGTTTGAATGTAAAATGACGGATGTTGTATCGGAGACCGTGATTGGAGATTCTCTTCGCATCAATCAGATTCTGCTCAATCTACTATCAAATGCGATTAAGTTTACGCCTGCCGGCGGAACCATATGCCTGACTGCTAGGCAGACTCCTGTGAAAAACAGACGCACGAAACTAATTTTGATCGTGGAAGACACGGGTATTGGCATGAGCGAAGAATTTTTACATCGTCTTTTCACGCCGTTTGAACAAGAGGATGGCACGTTATCAAGAAAGTATAGCGGAACTGGCCTGGGGATGGCTATCACGAAGAATTTAACCGACTTGCTGGGAGGATCGATCCATGTAAAAAGCAAACTTGGCGAAGGAAGCACATTTACAGTGGAATTGCCATTAGAAGTTCCGGAGGATGCTATGGAGGCAAAAGAATATAAATTAGAAAATCTCAAAATACTGGTAGTGGATGATGATGTAAATACATGCACGCACGCCAGTCTGCTGCTAAAAAAGATGGGGATTGACGCGGACTGGGTTCAGCATGGCAGCGAGGCCGTACAGATGGTACGAAAGGCTCATGAAGCTTACTGCGATTATGATGTATGCCTGATCGATTGGAAGATGCCGGATATGGACGGTATTGAAGTGACAAGGCGTATTCGGGAAGAACTGGGGACGGATACATTGATAATCATTATCTCTGCATATGATTGGAGCGACATTAAGGGAGAGGCAAGAAAAGCAGGAGTCAATGCATTTGTTGCGAAGCCATTGTTTGAATCATCTTTGTATCAAACTTTATCATCCGTAATTTCTTCGGATTCAGATGTGAAGGAAGAGTCAATATGTTCTACACCGCTATTATCAGGAAAGCGTATACTCCTGGCTGAAGATAATGAATTGAATCGGGAAATTGCAGTAGAACTGCTAAAAGAAACTTGTGCAAAGATAGATTGTGCAGAAAACGGAAAAGAAGCAGTCGAGCGTTTTGCGACTTCTCCTAGTGGCTATTATAATATTATTTTAATGGACATCCAGATGCCTGTTATGGGAGGCTACGAAGCGACAAGACATATTCGATCCAGTCATCATGCGGATGCACTGAATATTCCGATCCTGGCTATGACAGCTAATGCCTTTCGGGAAGATGAAGAAGAGGCGCTGGCATCTGGAATGAATGGACATATCGCGAAGCCGATTGATGTGAACTTGCTCTATGGAACCGTATCGGAACTAATAAAAAAGCAGCATAGTTTGTCGTCAGATAAAAGGAGGATATAA
- a CDS encoding methyl-accepting chemotaxis protein: MLRNMKIKSRMLLSYGIIIGMCLIASIIALIMLNKIGNNLSSFYNNNYTVTVNVWSARREMQSARGDILNAILDSDESTRKNYIEKASDSLADMRAAFPVIRKTFKGDIQLVDRVETLLQQAVVYRDQVFELIESGQGEEAYRVMKNSYIPLLDQMADTLQQIADVAGQNALVMVQEGEQAQISAVIAVIVIIIFSAILAALIGLRISNSIRKPVDEIEHAAQELAKGELDAAFVTYKSEDELGGLSGSIRELIDYQKAVIDDIDHILRSMSKGSFIVRSKKEEYYKGRYKRILISLREMRKNLSNTLWQISQSSEQVSLGSEQVSSGAQSLAMGTAEQASSMEELAIAINSIASHVQETEENANGARIQTDQAGVQVSMSNRHMQEMMGAMEEISDRSDQIGKIIKTINDIAFQTNILALNASVEAARAGRAGQGFVVVAKEVRSLADQVAAASKDTAELIEETVQAVEKGKKVASMTAESLIKVVESIRRVVSTVDKIAVSCKEQSNSIVQIKSEAHQISGVVQSNSATSEELAAASEELSSQALVLKRLFGQFELKENL, encoded by the coding sequence ATGTTACGAAACATGAAGATAAAATCCAGAATGCTATTGTCATACGGAATCATAATTGGCATGTGCCTCATTGCAAGCATTATCGCGCTGATTATGCTGAATAAGATTGGCAATAACCTATCCTCTTTTTATAACAACAATTATACGGTTACCGTCAATGTATGGTCTGCAAGAAGGGAAATGCAGTCAGCAAGAGGAGACATTCTAAATGCTATACTAGACTCCGATGAGAGTACGAGGAAGAATTACATAGAAAAGGCCAGCGATAGCCTTGCAGATATGCGTGCTGCATTTCCTGTTATCCGTAAAACCTTTAAAGGAGACATTCAGCTGGTGGATAGAGTGGAGACACTTTTGCAGCAGGCAGTCGTATATCGGGACCAAGTGTTTGAATTGATAGAATCCGGTCAGGGGGAAGAAGCTTACCGGGTCATGAAAAACAGTTACATACCTTTGCTGGATCAAATGGCGGATACGCTACAGCAGATAGCGGATGTAGCGGGACAGAATGCGCTTGTCATGGTGCAGGAAGGCGAGCAGGCGCAGATATCGGCGGTGATCGCAGTAATTGTAATTATTATATTCAGCGCGATACTGGCAGCCCTGATTGGGCTACGTATCTCCAACAGTATCCGAAAACCTGTAGATGAAATAGAACATGCTGCCCAGGAACTGGCAAAGGGAGAATTGGATGCAGCATTCGTTACCTATAAGTCGGAAGATGAACTAGGAGGACTATCCGGCAGCATTCGCGAACTGATAGATTATCAGAAGGCTGTCATTGACGATATTGACCATATTCTAAGATCTATGTCCAAAGGAAGCTTTATCGTCAGATCAAAGAAAGAAGAGTATTATAAAGGCCGGTATAAGCGAATTTTAATCTCGTTGAGAGAGATGCGCAAGAATCTCAGTAATACTCTGTGGCAGATAAGCCAGTCGTCAGAACAGGTCTCTTTAGGCAGCGAGCAAGTATCTTCAGGAGCGCAGAGCCTCGCTATGGGCACGGCTGAGCAGGCAAGTTCGATGGAAGAGCTTGCAATTGCCATAAACAGCATAGCATCCCATGTACAAGAGACAGAAGAGAATGCCAATGGCGCCCGGATACAGACGGATCAGGCAGGCGTGCAGGTGTCTATGAGCAATAGGCATATGCAGGAGATGATGGGAGCGATGGAGGAGATTAGTGACAGGTCTGACCAGATTGGCAAAATTATAAAAACCATAAACGATATTGCATTCCAAACGAATATACTGGCTTTAAACGCTTCAGTTGAAGCCGCAAGGGCGGGCAGAGCCGGGCAGGGCTTTGTTGTCGTTGCAAAAGAAGTCCGTTCCTTAGCCGATCAAGTGGCTGCCGCGTCGAAAGATACGGCAGAATTAATAGAAGAGACGGTCCAGGCGGTAGAAAAAGGGAAAAAGGTCGCAAGCATGACTGCAGAATCTTTAATAAAAGTTGTGGAAAGTATAAGACGGGTGGTATCAACTGTGGACAAGATTGCTGTTTCCTGTAAAGAACAGAGCAATTCCATTGTACAGATTAAATCAGAAGCGCATCAGATATCAGGCGTGGTACAGAGTAATTCAGCCACATCTGAAGAATTGGCGGCCGCCAGTGAAGAACTTTCCAGCCAGGCGCTGGTGCTGAAACGTTTATTTGGTCAGTTTGAATTAAAAGAGAATCTATAG
- a CDS encoding ABC transporter ATP-binding protein, giving the protein MILEARNLSYAYKSQKSKQILEHVSLIFEERKFYTIVGESGAGKTTFLSLLAGLDTPTEGDILYNGENIQKRGLNYHRKHHVSLVFQNYNLIDYLTAKENVILGGRKNPEELLEKVNIPKEDWNRSILQLSGGQQQRVAIARALASEAKVLLADEPTGNLDEGTAEGIIDLLKRTAHEIGKYVIVVTHSRRLAKESDRIIQLENGTIGG; this is encoded by the coding sequence ATGATCTTAGAAGCCAGAAATCTAAGTTATGCGTATAAGTCTCAAAAGTCAAAACAAATATTGGAGCACGTATCCCTGATATTTGAGGAACGAAAATTTTATACGATCGTTGGAGAAAGCGGAGCAGGCAAGACAACTTTTTTGTCGCTTCTGGCCGGACTGGATACGCCCACCGAAGGCGATATCCTGTACAACGGAGAAAATATTCAAAAGCGGGGATTAAATTATCACAGGAAGCATCATGTTTCTCTGGTTTTCCAGAATTACAATCTAATCGACTATCTCACCGCAAAAGAAAACGTGATCCTGGGCGGGCGAAAGAACCCGGAAGAATTGCTGGAAAAAGTAAACATTCCAAAGGAGGACTGGAACCGCAGCATCCTGCAATTATCCGGCGGCCAGCAGCAGCGCGTAGCCATAGCCAGGGCGCTGGCCAGCGAAGCCAAAGTCCTGCTGGCAGATGAGCCTACCGGCAACCTGGATGAGGGCACGGCAGAGGGAATCATCGATCTGCTAAAGCGTACCGCCCACGAAATTGGAAAATACGTGATCGTTGTCACGCATAGCAGGCGGCTGGCAAAAGAGTCCGATCGAATTATCCAGTTAGAGAATGGGACAATTGGGGGCTAG
- a CDS encoding ABC transporter permease, whose product MNSIQMAWRCVLRKPVKSILLLLTVFIISLSLTAGMASKNASIATSDTARQAIGAGFLLEENEANRHARIEALSRKIGENKEGSLGGYYQKKTIINGTENWQSGTDNSFETLLLEDIRKIAAVPGISAYNITTGTMAVNPVNFERIEDADVDQNADIQGVSLIGNLDMAMDSNVLSGNLSLKAGRMITGRDSDVCIISEELAAKNSLTIGDNLAFNDCHDREGSAIYEAEIIGIYQTRQKMAPYMSGDTYRSENVIFTDLRFPEKAEGNENNPLFAKAYFKVADVDEYASVKEAIKQVDINWERYDLIDNHGNLDTMSSNFHDLQSISNVLIWIIAGASFVILCLIFVFWMKSRVQEAGILLALGTSQIRILRQMLLEALMISLLALVLSYTAAPVLSSFIADYLVEQQIEQAKQQDMADEGKVAKPYEEAEQKVVDVQADITWEIILLDAVGVTLLIAISITTAGIIILRKHPRDILSQMN is encoded by the coding sequence ATGAATAGTATTCAAATGGCTTGGCGCTGTGTTCTGCGAAAGCCTGTAAAAAGCATATTGCTACTTCTTACTGTATTTATCATAAGCCTCTCGCTTACCGCTGGCATGGCCAGCAAGAACGCCAGCATCGCAACCTCGGACACCGCAAGGCAGGCGATTGGCGCAGGCTTCTTGCTGGAAGAAAACGAGGCAAACCGTCATGCGCGGATCGAGGCATTATCAAGAAAAATCGGTGAGAATAAAGAAGGAAGCTTAGGAGGATATTACCAGAAAAAGACCATCATAAACGGAACCGAGAACTGGCAGTCCGGCACCGATAATTCTTTTGAAACATTATTGCTGGAAGATATCCGGAAAATTGCCGCCGTCCCTGGAATATCTGCTTACAACATTACAACGGGCACTATGGCGGTAAATCCTGTGAATTTTGAGCGGATTGAAGACGCTGACGTAGATCAGAATGCAGATATCCAGGGAGTAAGCCTGATCGGCAATCTCGATATGGCTATGGATTCCAATGTCTTGTCTGGCAATCTGTCGTTGAAAGCAGGACGGATGATCACAGGCAGAGATTCCGATGTCTGCATCATCTCGGAAGAACTGGCCGCAAAAAACAGCCTGACGATTGGAGATAATCTTGCATTTAACGACTGCCATGACCGGGAAGGCTCGGCTATTTACGAGGCGGAAATTATAGGCATCTATCAGACACGGCAAAAAATGGCCCCCTATATGTCCGGGGATACCTATCGTTCTGAAAACGTTATTTTTACAGATTTAAGATTTCCTGAAAAAGCGGAAGGAAACGAAAATAATCCTCTGTTTGCAAAAGCATATTTTAAAGTGGCGGATGTAGATGAATACGCTTCCGTAAAGGAGGCCATAAAGCAAGTGGATATTAATTGGGAGCGCTATGATCTGATCGACAATCATGGAAACCTTGACACGATGTCATCTAATTTCCACGATCTGCAAAGCATAAGCAATGTTTTGATCTGGATCATCGCAGGCGCAAGCTTTGTAATCTTATGCCTGATCTTCGTCTTCTGGATGAAAAGCCGCGTGCAGGAGGCAGGCATACTGCTGGCTCTCGGCACGTCCCAAATCCGTATTCTCCGCCAGATGCTGCTGGAGGCCCTCATGATCTCCCTGCTCGCGCTTGTCCTTTCTTATACAGCCGCGCCTGTTCTGTCCTCTTTTATTGCTGACTATCTGGTGGAACAGCAGATAGAGCAGGCAAAGCAACAGGATATGGCGGACGAAGGGAAGGTCGCAAAGCCTTATGAAGAGGCAGAACAGAAAGTTGTCGACGTACAAGCTGATATCACGTGGGAAATCATTCTCCTTGATGCCGTAGGGGTGACACTCCTGATTGCCATATCCATCACAACGGCAGGCATCATAATTCTGAGGAAGCATCCCAGAGACATATTAAGCCAGATGAATTAG
- a CDS encoding ABC transporter permease, protein MTFYQLAIRYLIRKKGKSILLFFVLLFVSSMILSAAIILRAFGDSEQTIQAKTGSKVIVEITDQDHRITKEELRQISSLDDVAFVNRSAHASVLPDGFVPITNSLSGNEDNQKAAVISYDRLEKDSAFSEGQYHLTKGKYIGPDTVSGAVVNALLADANGLAVGDAIGFITEDGTGVTTKIVGLFRSGNEQKQTSQTDSVHRIENQIFIDNATYAKLFGSHGYDKAAVYTRHPQKLASLRIRLESMLQDKAAVTASDLLYKQLKAPLDQAARVIRLMLILSTATGIIVVSLLLCMWMRSRRKEAAIYISMGRSKGGIFLQALIEAFAVLILAAAGACALGSFLANALQTLFISNATPDIALETALQASDVLSLLGLGGLIILIAVTIAAFPILRANPKDTLAKMEG, encoded by the coding sequence ATGACTTTTTATCAACTTGCAATTCGATATTTGATCCGTAAAAAGGGAAAATCCATTCTCCTGTTCTTTGTCCTCTTATTTGTAAGCAGTATGATATTAAGCGCGGCCATCATACTGCGCGCCTTCGGGGATTCCGAACAGACAATTCAGGCAAAGACAGGCTCAAAGGTCATTGTGGAAATAACAGATCAAGACCACCGGATTACAAAAGAAGAACTGCGGCAGATATCTTCCCTTGACGATGTCGCTTTTGTGAACCGTTCAGCCCACGCAAGCGTATTGCCTGACGGATTCGTCCCTATCACGAACAGTCTTTCCGGCAATGAGGACAATCAAAAAGCCGCGGTCATTTCTTACGACCGGCTGGAAAAAGACAGCGCTTTTTCGGAAGGCCAGTATCATCTGACGAAGGGGAAATACATTGGCCCGGATACGGTTAGCGGCGCGGTTGTCAACGCGCTTCTGGCGGATGCTAACGGTCTAGCGGTCGGAGATGCCATAGGATTCATAACCGAAGATGGGACTGGAGTTACCACAAAGATTGTTGGATTATTCCGATCGGGAAATGAGCAGAAGCAAACGTCTCAGACCGATTCCGTTCATCGCATTGAAAATCAGATATTTATTGACAATGCCACTTATGCCAAATTATTTGGCAGCCATGGGTACGACAAAGCGGCGGTCTATACGAGGCATCCCCAAAAACTTGCAAGCCTGCGGATCCGGCTAGAATCAATGCTGCAGGACAAGGCGGCAGTCACGGCTTCAGATCTCCTATATAAACAGTTGAAGGCACCCCTTGACCAGGCTGCCAGGGTAATCCGGCTGATGCTCATCCTTTCCACCGCCACGGGAATAATCGTCGTGTCCCTGCTGCTGTGCATGTGGATGAGATCCAGGCGGAAAGAAGCCGCAATCTATATAAGCATGGGAAGGAGCAAAGGCGGCATCTTCCTGCAGGCGCTTATAGAAGCATTCGCCGTATTGATTCTGGCGGCTGCCGGAGCCTGCGCTCTGGGCAGTTTTCTGGCGAACGCCTTGCAGACGCTATTCATCAGCAACGCTACGCCAGACATTGCTTTGGAAACGGCTTTGCAAGCCAGTGATGTACTCTCCCTGCTCGGGCTGGGCGGCCTGATCATCTTGATCGCGGTCACAATCGCAGCATTTCCAATTCTGAGAGCCAATCCCAAAGATACATTGGCCAAAATGGAGGGATGA